One window of Amaranthus tricolor cultivar Red isolate AtriRed21 chromosome 11, ASM2621246v1, whole genome shotgun sequence genomic DNA carries:
- the LOC130827076 gene encoding ATP synthase subunit 9, mitochondrial: MLEGAKSIGAGAATIASAGAAVGIGNVFSSLILSVARNPSLAKQLFGYAILGFALTEAIALFALMMAFLISFVFRNLNSK, translated from the coding sequence ATGTTAGAAGGTGCAAAATCAATAGGAGCGGGGGCTGCGACAATTGCTTCAGCAGGGGCTGCTGTAGGTATTGGTAATGTTTTTAGTTCGTTGATCCTATCCGTGGCACGAAATCCTTCATTGGCCAAACAATTATTTGGTTATGCAATTTTGGGCTTTGCTCTAACTGAAGCTATCGCCTTATTTGCTTTAATGATGGCCTTTTTGATTTCATTCGTATTTCGAaacttaaattcaaaataa
- the LOC130826615 gene encoding uncharacterized protein LOC130826615, translating into MLAQEVEGKEKAIYYLSKKLLEYETRYTTLEKLCLALVWATKKLRHYMLTHTVYVVSKMDPLKFLFDKPALNGRISRWMVMLAEFDLKFIPQKSIKGAVVSDFLTDFPGESGEVNYEFPDEHLCTTNTDSWELYFDGASNQNGCGAGVILISPDKEHIPISVRLDFEATNNAAEYEACIIGLKAAIALNIKKLQVHGDSLLIINQISKKWKVRSEGLTPYQIYLETIDEQFDELEYKYLPRKDNQFADALAKLASMVNIPKELKEMPLVIEKRHEPAYVNALDDNNENEEETPWYTDIFNYIDQGEYPPNTTKRAQRALRLLASQFIIRHGNLYKPMTDGPHLLCIDKPQTVRTMESIHAGECGPHMGGKTLAQKIMRQGYFWTTMERDCHQFVKTCPECQIHANLQHVPPSMLYSLTSPWPFSTWGIDIIGKITPSGVGGHEYVLVAIDYFTKWVEAQSYAKLTAKHVAKFLERTIFCRYGVPP; encoded by the coding sequence ATGTTAGCACAAGAGGTTGAAGGGAAAGAAAAAGCCATCTACTACTTGAGTAAAAAGCTACTCGAGTACGAGACACGGTATACTACACTTGAAAAGCTTTGTCTCGCACTCGTATGGGCCACAAAGAAGCTTCGCCACTATATGCTTACTCACACAGTGTATGTGGTATCAAAGATGGATCCACTCAAATTCCTCTTTGACAAGCCAGCCCTCAATGGAAGGATTTCAAGATGGATGGTCATGCTCGCCGAATTCGACCTTAAGTTCATCCCTCAAAAGTCGATCAAGGGAGCGGTTGTATCAGACTTTCTAACAGACTTTCCAGGCGAGAGTGGGGAAGTTAACTATGAATTCCCGGATGAGCATTTGTGCACGACCAATACCGATTCGTGGGAGCTTTACTTCGATGGTGCTTCAAATCAAAACGGGTGTGGTGCAGGAGTCATCCTAATATCTCCTGACAAAGAACACATCCCCATATCAGTACGACTGGATTTTGAAGCAACCAACAATGCTGCAGAGTATGAGGCATGTATCATTGGGCTCAAGGCCGCGATCGCCTTAAACATAAAAAAGCTCCAAGTGCACGGAGACTCATTACTCATCATCAATCAAATTTCCAAGAAGTGGAAAGTGCGGAGTGAAGGCCTAACACCCTATCAGATATATCTGGAGACTATAGATGAGCAATTCGATGAGTTAGAGTACAAATATTTGCCCCGGAAAGACAACCAATTCGCGGATGCTCTCGCGAAATTGGCCTCAATGGTGAACATTCCCAAAGAGTTGAAAGAAATGCCTCTTGTGATTGAGAAAAGGCACGAGCCAGCCTATGTCAATGCTCTAGATGACAACAACGAGAACGAAGAAGAAACTCCATGGTACACGGACATCTTCAACTACATAGATCAAGGGGAATATCCACCCAACACCACTAAAAGGGCGCAAAGAGCTCTGAGGCTCCTGGCCTCACAGTTCATCATTCGACATGGAAACCTGTACAAGCCAATGACAGATGGGCCACATTTGCTTTGCATCGATAAGCCTCAGACCGTTAGAACCATGGAAAGCATCCACGCAGGAGAATGCGGTCCACATATGGGTGGAAAAACGCTTGCACAAAAGATCATGAGGCAAGGTTACTTTTGGACAACCATGGAGAGAGACTGCCACCAGTTTGTCAAAACTTGTCCAGAATGCCAAATTCACGCGAATTTGCAACATGTGCCACCATCCATGCTCTATAGTCTCACTTCCCCGTGGCCCTTCTCAACTTGGGGCATTGATATCATCGGAAAAATCACGCCATCCGGAGTCGGTGGCCATGAATATGTGCTAGTAGCAATCGATTACTTCACAAAATGGGTAGAAGCTCAGTCATATGCTAAGCTCACGGCTAAGCATGTGGCAAAGTTCCTGGAAAGAACCATCTTCTGTCGTTATGGGGTCCCCCCATGA